In Pocillopora verrucosa isolate sample1 chromosome 13, ASM3666991v2, whole genome shotgun sequence, one genomic interval encodes:
- the LOC131770154 gene encoding chondroitin sulfate N-acetylgalactosaminyltransferase 1-like, with translation MLDDDHLAEKPTIYNLYVAQNTVNLDIQELWRTSKRRLKYAMPRISTVVVFRATFALVLFILMGQILLFALTRCKGLGDDELNSKNHERQAEIPTEKLSSLMEKIRLLNLDVENLKQENNALSGVIRDLTARNKDISKRLKRLKNAEKFTIAQELSREKSRKAKGEFLKGQPLRTEFEVVPFDGVAYNAIYQIYHGLSGNPAERPHGHKGKDYLEVMKFAVDALKNYEGRNMEITARDLVDGVMRVDRIIGSQYDFYFRSTNNKVFHRVKIERPFGPLNLAGSIETVDTNNELINLILPLSGRLDKFKAFLDNFVDVCVRWDRSVFLTVVFFGQAGKEELETMMANVSKAENFTDYKLIFSNETFSRGYGLQQGATSWEKGNVLMFFCDVDVLFTSQFLDRCRFYSTPGVKLYYPVVFSLYNPTIVYGGSPPPNQNQFRINRDTGYWRDFGYGMTCQYRNDFIKIGGFDLSIKGWGMEDVKLYRSYLASDLVVIRAADRGIFHTWHPKYCSRNLTQSQFLSCIKSKVKSEASHSQLGLLAFGGKIFDEKETNWIEQLKASKKNKITEGKKSATTSQ, from the coding sequence ATGTTGGATGACGATCACTTAGCGGAAAAGCCAACAATATATAATTTATATGTCGCTCAAAACACAGTAAACCTTGATATTCAGGAGCTCTGGAGAACAAGCAAGAGGCGCTTAAAATATGCCATGCCAAGGATTTCGACTGTCGTTGTTTTCCGAGCGACTTTTGCGttggttttgttcattttgatgGGACAGATTTTATTGTTTGCACTGACACGCTGTAAAGGACTAGGAGATGACGAGCTCAACTCGAAAAATCATGAACGGCAAGCTGAAATTCCCACGGAAAAATTGTCTTCGTTGATGGAAAAAATTCGACTCCTGAATCTCGATGTTGAAAATCTGAAACAGGAGAATAATGCCTTAAGTGGTGTCATTCGCGATCTAACCGCACGTAACAAGGACATCTCGAAGCGTTTAAAGCGGCTTAAAAACGCGGAGAAATTCACCATCGCTCAAGAACTCAGCCGAGAAAAAAGCCGAAAGGCGAAAGGAGAATTTTTGAAAGGTCAACCTTTAAGAACTGAATTTGAGGTCGTTCCGTTCGACGGCGTAGCGTACAATGCGATTTATCAGATTTATCACGGTCTCTCGGGTAATCCTGCCGAAAGACCGCATGGACACAAAGGAAAAGATTACCTAGAGGTTATGAAGTTTGCCGTTGATGCTCTTAAAAACTACGAGGGCAGGAACATGGAAATCACGGCGAGAGATCTTGTGGATGGAGTAATGCGCGTCGATCGGATCATTGGTTCACAGTAcgatttttatttcagatcaacAAACAACAAAGTTTTTCACCGAGTCAAAATTGAACGCCCATTTGGTCCTCTGAACCTCGCAGGTAGCATTGAGACAGTCGACACAAACAACGAGCTTATAAACTTGATTCTGCCGCTATCGGGTAGGCTGGATAAATTTAAAGCCTTCCTGGACAATTTTGTCGACGTTTGTGTGAGATGGGACAGATCGGTTTTTCtcactgttgttttctttggcCAGGCCGGTAAGGAAGAATTGGAAACCATGATGGCAAACGTCTCCAAGGCAGAGAATTTCACAGACTATAAACTCATATTTTCGAATGAGACATTTTCCAGAGGCTATGGTCTCCAACAGGGTGCTACTTCCTGGGAGAAGGGCAATGTCCTCATGTTCTTTTGTGATGTCGATGTGTTATTTACATCTCAATTTTTAGATCGCTGTAGATTTTACTCTACCCCTGGGGTGAAACTCTACTACCCAGTTGTATTTAGTCTCTACAACCCCACCATAGTATATGGAGGATCACCGCCTCCAAACCAGAACCAATTTCGCATAAATCGTGACACTGGTTACTGGAGAGATTTTGGTTATGGAATGACTTGCCAGTACAGAAATGACTTCATAAAAATTGGTGGTTTTGATCTTTCAATCAAAGGATGGGGAATGGAAGATGTGAAGTTATATCGAAGCTACCTTGCCAGTGACTTGGTTGTTATTCGGGCCGCAGACAGAGGAATCTTTCATACATGGCATCCAAAGTACTGCAGTCGAAATCTAACTCAGTCACAGTTTTTATCCTGTATTAAGAGCAAAGTGAAGTCAGAAGCTTCTCACTCACAACTTGGTCTTCTAGCTTTTGGTgggaaaatttttgatgaaaaagaaactaaCTGGATTGAACAGCTTAAggcttcaaagaaaaataaaattactgaGGGAAAAAAGTCAGCAACCACCTCTCAATGA
- the LOC131770155 gene encoding uncharacterized protein, with the protein MASNSNRIRIHDRDVFAAITEGPANVFSSTPFLLVKARWLADDSAQVCPLCSQKFTQIRRKHHCRQCGKVLCSKCCNEKVPLPQLGFDEPERICDYCLEVTSLVTKSRSLQMTFKLEAAKALTELCKDPDGLTKVVEMGGVQTLIFLSQSENYDVKAAVASGLQILSTHPPLHSMLAKCGGIRALCSILSTVSESQEQTLIDGISALMIFCKSPELKAQALADGALDPVLTVCAMKEAIALLALMTLSHIVEHHGNVAPLIESNRNALPRILALTKAQDEKIQEISLRILAQMSVGTDWQRHRIVQEDFSAGRCLVEALTRGPKNLQVLVNASCLIANLATGDQDQMSLRDCLQAMCSLTSSHTGHKDVQTHVSRALGNFSKFHQNSSIMIQYLPRIIETHLKSTDKTIKCHGLRTVMYLLSHQREKAVDVLIREGAHEVLTSLGSFPGIVDAIQTGLLKVVTTISDCTVTK; encoded by the exons ATGGCAAGCAACTCAAACAGGATTCGTATTCACGACAGAGATGTTTTTGCTGCAATAACCGAGGGTCCAGCAAATGTATTTTCAAGCACTCCTTTTCTTCTCGTAAAGGCCAG gtggcTTGCAGATGACTCAGCCCAAGTCTGTCCACTTTGCTCTCAGAAGTTTACACAAATCCGGAGAAAACATCACTGTAGGCAGTGTGGAAAAGTTCTTTGTAGCAAGTGTTGCAATGAGAAG GTTCCTCTTCCACAACTTGGATTTGATGAGCCAGAGAGGATCTGTGACTACTGTCTTGAAGTAACTTCTCTTGTCACAAAGTCAAGATCACTTCAgatg ACATTCAAACTAGAAGCAGCAAAAGCTTTAACAGAGTTATGCAAAGATCCTGATGGACTCACAAAG GTTGTGGAGATGGGTGGGGTGCAGACTCTTATATTTCTCAGTCAAAGTGAGAATTATGACGTAAAA GCAGCTGTTGCATCAGGACTTCAGATCCTTTCTACTCATCCTCCATTGCACTCAATGTTGGCCAAATGTGGAGGCATTAGAGCCTTGTGCAG CATACTTTCCACTGTCAGTGAGAGTCAGGAGCAAACCTTGATTGATGGAATCAGTGCATTGATGATATTTTGTAAATCACCTGAATTAAAAGCACAAG CCTTAGCTGATGGTGCATTAGATCCTGTGTTAACAGTGTGTGCAATGAAAGAAGCCATTGCCCTCCTTGCCCTGATGACATTGAGTCACATTGTTGAGCATCATGGCAATGTAGCTCCTCTTATAGAG AGCAATCGGAATGCCCTGCCAAGAATTCTAGCTTTGACAAAAGCACAAGATGAAAAG ATTCAAGAAATATCCTTGAGAATTTTGGCACAGATGTCTGTTGGTACAGACTGGCAGAGGCATCGCATTGTTCAG GAAGATTTCTCAGCTGGTCGATGTTTAGTTGAAGCCCTTACAAGAGGACCAAAAAATTTACAG GTCCTTGTAAATGCATCCTGTCTGATTGCAAATTTGGCAACAGGGGACCAAGATCAG ATGTCCCTTAGGGATTGTTTACAAGCCATGTGTTCTCTGACGTCATCTCACACTGGTCATAAAGATGTCCAG ACACATGTATCCAGAGCCCTTGGTAACTTTTCAAAGTTTCATCAGAATTCATCTATTATG atacAATATCTGCCAAGAATTATAGAGACACACCTGAAG TCAACAGACAAGACGATCAAGTGTCATGGCCTAAGGACTGTCATGTACCTTCTCAGCCATCAAAGAGAAAAGGCTGTAGATGTTCTGATAAG GGAAGGAGCTCATGAAGTCCTTACAAGTTTAGGATCATTTCCTGGCATTGTTGATGCAATTCAAACTGGTTTGCTAAAAGTAGTCACCACCATTAGCGACTGTACAGTCACAAAATAA